AGAGCGGATTTTTTCTGATATCGGCTATGTTGAGAAAAACTATGTTGAAAAGGATACCATAATTAATGTTTTTCCCAGAGACCTTGCCAGATCTTCCTCTGACATCTACCAGCTGACCTATGAAGAAGCCGTAGATTATATTGCTTCCATTGAGAGAAGCGGAGCCGGCGGAATTGAAATCCCGCAGGTACAATTTTATGGGAGGCTTGCTTATCCCTTCTCCATAATTGTAGTAATTATTGTTGGCTTTGCTTTCGCAAGTGTGCGGCGCAGAGGCGGTAAAGGCATCTACCTTGCTGCTGGCCTAACCATAAGTTTCTTATATCTTGCCTTCATGAAAATAATAGAACCCTTTGGTCATTATGGAGCACTCTCCCCTGAATTAGCCGCTACCCTACCCCACATTTTCTTCTTTTTGGTAGGATTGGGATTATTATTTGAAGCGAAGAAGTAACCACAATAAAAAACGCTCCGACGAAGAGCGTCCGGAGCAAGCTGTTATATTTCAGAGCCTATCAGGAGCGAGTTATGAATTTGCAGAGTTTCGGAATCGCGAAGTTTTGAAGTTGCAGATAATAGTGAACTCTCAGCGTTCTGCATTCAAGGTTTAATGTTCCTTGCTCCTTGTTCAAAATTCTTAGGCTTCAGGCTGGGGGCCCCGGTACATGTGCATATCAACCTTATCATTTGAGCTGATGGCGCCGTGTTCTTTTTCGTATCGGGCAACATTATCATTTAGCGCATTAGCTAATCGCTTAGCATGATCGGGCGTTAAAATCATTCTCTTAACTACTTTTGCTTTGGGAACGCCGGGCATTACTGCTATAAAATCCAATATAAACTCAGAGGGTGAATGAGTGATCATAACTAAGTTGGAATAGGTTCCAGTAGCCTCTTCTTCCTTGAGTTCGATTTCCATTTGTCCCGGATTCATCGTTTGATCTTTCTTAGCCATACTATTTTTGGTCTAAACTTAAAGCTGATTTTAGTTTGTAGTGTGTACTATTCTTAATCCAGAAAACCCTGTTCTTTCATCCATTCATCATTATAAACCTTTTGAATATAGCGGGTTCCACTGTCTGGCATTATAATAACCATTATGTCATCCTTTCCTAAAGGATTCTCCTTTATGTAATCTAAAGCACCTTTGGTTGCCGCGCCGCAAGACCAACCGATCAATAATCCTTCCTCTTGAGCAAGCCGGCGGGTCACTAAAGCAGAATCTTTATCATTCACCTGGATGACGTCATCCACATAGTCAAAATCAATGGTACCCGGAATAATGTCTTCTCCAATACCTTCGGTCATATAAGGCTTAATTTCATTCTTGTCGAATTCACCCGTCTCAAAGTACTTTTTGTAAACCGAACCGAAGCTATCTATGCCAATGACTTTAATATCAGGATTCTTTTCTTTCAGATATTTACCTACTCCAGATATAGTACCTCCGGTTCCCATTCCGGCTACATAATGTGTGACTTTCCCTTCCGTTTGTTCCCAAATTTCAGGTCCCGTTGTTTCATAATGAGCCACCAGGTTACTCTTGTTATCGTACTGATTCGGATAGTAGGAATTCTCTATTTCATTACTCAACCTTTTGGCAACAGAGTAATAACTGTCAGGGTGATCAGCTTCAACATTGGTTGGGCATACTATAACTTCAGCACCTAAAGCTTTTAGTAAATCCACTTTCGATTTACTCTGCTTATCAGTTGTTGTGAAAATACACTTGTACCCACGTGTTACTGCAACCAGTGCCAGTCCCATCCCTGTATTTCCGGATGTTCCTTCAATTATAGTTCCGCCGGGCTTTAAAAGTCCTTTCTCTTCGGCATCATCAATCATTTTAATAGCAATGCGGTCTTTGATACTATGACCGGGATTGAAATATTCTACTTTAGCAAGAAGTGTACCCTCTGAGTTGCCATTAACGTGATTCAGCTTGATGAGCGGTGTATTCCCAACCGCTTCCAGAATGGAATTATGATACATGAAATTAATTGTATTGATGATTTGTAAACTAAGTCTCAAAACTAAGAAATAATTCACCCAGAGGCTTGGGAATATCCCTAAGTTTTGGAATATTTCATTTTAAAGTAACTAGATTAACATTTACCTTTGGTAAGAATAACTAATCTTATATCAATTCATGTTTATAGACCAGCAGAAGCCTAAAGATTTTGACTGTGGCTACAATCTCGACTTAATGATTGCAGCTCTTCCACGAATAGAAGACACTAAAGAACGTGTTTCTTATGCCAAACGAGTTGTCGGTCTTATAAAACAAAGCCATCCTACCTGGGTAGATAAAGACGGCAAAAGCGAAGCTGCATGGAACCACTTCTTCCATCTTGCTGAGTACGACCCTACCGAACACGGTATTTACAATCCGTATGCTACTGGCGATGATGACGACGCTGAGTAATTAAATTTCATTCCCCCCTTCTATTTTGTTCTTATTTACTAGATAAGAAATTAGGAACGATAATTAGTTTAACATTGCTGTAAAATTCCGTACTTTCAATTTATATTGAAAACAAAACCACAGCAGTTACATGTGCTTTAAGAATCCCGGTTTAAATGATGTCAAAGAGTGCTTCAGGCAACAAGTGTCTAAATTAGACCTTTCTGAGGCCATTAATCATATCTCTACGCATCCGGAACAATACAAGTATCTCTCCTTCTCTATTCAAATACCCACTGTTGATGCTCTTGCCGTTTTAGAGCAATATGGTAAAAACGACACATTCCAATATTACTGGGAAAAGCCTGTAGATCAGTTCGCAATAGCAGCGGCAGGCTCGATTAAACGAATTCAAACTACCGGATCAGATCGTTTCAGAAATGCTTCAAGCAATGGAAAAGAGCTGCTACGTCAAGTTTACCATATTTCTAACCTCAAACATCATTTGGCTTCTGTCCATCTTTTGGGTGGATTTTCCTTCTTTGACCACAACGTGGGCAAAGAGTGGCGTGAATTTGGAGCCGGCTCATTCAATTTACCGGAATGGGTGTTAGTTAAAGATGGAAAGTTTACAATATTGACACTCACTAAAGAAATCGATCCATCTGCCACACACGAAGAAATTTATCGTTCTTACGTAACTACCCTCGATAATCTTGACAGAATATGTGATGCCGGTTCCTATAAAGTCGATGAAAAGAAACCCCTCAATACTAAAGTGAAATCACCCGGAGTTGATTCTGAAGCATACACGAACTGGGTACATTCAGTAGAAACAGCTACCGATCTCATTAAGGCAGAAGAGTTTAAAAAAATTGTATTAGCCCGAGAGCTCAATGTTCAGCTTCAGGAACCGGTTTCAGATACCCGACTTCTTAACCACCTTCGCAACCAGTATCCTGACTGTTATTCTTTTTTAATTAGTCAGGATGGATCTTCTAGCTTTATTGGAAGCACGCCCGAACGTCTCGCTTCTTTCCATGACCGTGAAGTTTTGACGGAGGGATTAGCAGGCAGTATTTCACGAGGAAAAACAGCTTCTGAAGATGCGGTGCTTGAACATGAGCTTTTGCATAGCCAAAAAGACTTGAGTGAACACGCTTTTGTTTTAGACGCTATCGAAGAAAACTTAGAACGCTATTCTGATGTAGTTGATCATCCGCTTTCACCTGGAGTAAAGAAACTATCTAATGTTCAGCATCTCTATACTCCTGTACATGCGCGTATTAAAAAGGGTGTTTCCAGGACCGAAGTACTATCAAAACTTCACCCTACTCCTGCTGTGGGCGGGTATCCGCGGGAAGCAGCCATGCCATACATCAGTAAGCTCGAACACTTTGACCGGGGCTGGTACGCAGCTCCAATTGGCTGGATTAATGCCAACGGTGAAGGGGAATTTGTGGTAGCTATACGAAGTGGATTAATTAAATCTAATGAGGTGAGATTTTTCGCAGGATGTGGTATTGTTGAGGACTCAAACCCTCAAAAAGAATGGGATGAAACAAATTTAAAATTCATCCCGATGTTAACCGCGTTGGAACATGCAAGAAAATGAACCACAGAATGCTGCATTTAACTGGAGTACGGTTTTTGTACGGGCTCTATTTGAAGAAGGCATCAAACATGTAGTAATCTCACCGGGCTCCCGCTCAACCGCTTTAACCTTGGCTTTTTCTGCCCACTCGGGTTTCAAGAAGCATATTGCCATTGACGAACGCTCAGCTGCTTTTATGGCTATAGGTATTGCCAAAGCTTCCGGAAACCCAGCGGTGCTGGTTTGTACTTCAGGAACAGCATTATCAAATTATTTTCCCGCTGTAATTGAAGCATCACAATCTGGAGTACCTCTCATTATATTAAGTGCTGACCGACCTCCTTACTATCGTGGAGTTAACGCTTCACAGACTATTGATCAGTTTAAGATTTTTGGTAATTACCCGGTGTTTTTTCACGAAGTTGGAGAACCTGACACTCATGAAAGAAGCCAAAAGCGGCTAAAACTAGCGGCATCTCAGGCCGTTCAAATATCGATTGAGAAAGCAGGAGTTTCACATCTAAATTTCGCTTTCTCGAAGCCATTTGAGCCTGACCAGGACTATCTGAAGCAAGTAGAGTTTGAGAACGAAAAACAATCCAGGAGGCCTTCTCCCAAATACTCGATCGAAAACGGGAAAATGAAGCTCGGGGAAACTTTCTGGTCGGATATTATTTCAGCTGAAAAGCCATTAATTGTTGTCGGCCCTGTTTCGACTTCTGATCAGCTCGAATTTATTACTCCCCTTGCCCGGATTCTAGAAGCTCCTATTTTAGCCGAACCCGGATCTATGGTTCCCACATCCCGACATACTATTCAAGGGTTTGATGGTTTTTTAAGAAATCAGGATAACTGGGAAGAACTTGACGCTGATCTGATATTAAGATTTGGGCAGCAGCCCGTAAGTAAAGCCGTCAACCAGTATTTGGATAAGCTTGATGATGTAATGCAAATCAGCTTCATGAATGAAAGTCACTGGACGGACGGCAGCCTTTCCTCCCAGAAACAAATTATACTGAAAGGACCTTTGAATATTCCTGATGTCACCGGCGGTGCCGATAAGGGCTGGCTAAAAAAGTGGAAGAAAACTGAGAAAGATTTTAAAACTTTTAGGGAAGAACAGTTACATCCTTCTGCTCCAATTACCGACGGGTACGTGTTTTCTAAGATTATGAACAGCATTCCCAAAAAAACATTTACGATGCTTTCAAACTCTTTCCCGGTTCGGGATATGTCTCTTTTCGGGGAATTTGATGGCAAAGAAATATATGTTAACCGGGGTGCAGCTGGGATTGATGGAATTACATCAACAGCAATAGGTCTCAGTGTTTCATCAGACAAAGCGGGAGTGCTCTTTGTAGGTGATATTGCCTTTTTGCATGACTCTAATGCCCTTTTGATGGCGAAAGAAGTTAACCACCCACTGGTAATTATTGTGCTGAATAACGGCGGTGGTACTATTTTCAGGATGCTTCCGGTGCACCAGATCAAGGATAAATACACTACCTATTTTGAAACCCCTCAACGAGTTAAAGTTGCTGCTCTTTGCCGCGCCCACAGTATCGACCATACTTTAGTTTCAAGACCGGAGCAAATTATTGCTACCTTTGAGAAACTCATACAGAAAAATGGAGTTCACGTTATGGAATGCATGACCGGTGCTGATGAATCGATGCAAGAACGACACTCTCTTTGGAACTTTAAGATGAACAGCGACTAATGGACATTCGCGTTCGGGGAATATCATATCACGTTGAAATTCACCAGAACAATAAAGCTTTGCCTTCTTTAGTTTTGTTGCACGGTTTCATGGGGAGCGGAAACCAATTTGAACACCTTATTCCCGAACTAGTAGCTTTCTGCAACCCCATAACAATAGATTTATTGGGACATGGGCAAACTGAAGGAGCAGAACTCCATTACCGCTTTTCTACCAAAGAACAAATCGCCGATCTCGCTAAGTTGATTGGAGAACAACTCAAAATTCCTCTATTCCTATACGGGTATAGCATGGGAGCAAGACTGTCTTTACAACTCGCTCTATTCCGACCCGATTTAATTAAAGGTTTGATTCTTGAAAGCGGCACTTTTGGTATTGAAGGAGAAACTGAGCGCCAAGCCCGTCAAGCACTTGATGCCCGACGTTCTGATGCCATCATGGGTAACTTTGAAGGATTTCTAAAAGAATGGGCAGAAATGCCTTTGTTTTCTACTTCTTCTGCAGATGAAGGTTTATTGAATCAGGTCAAGGAAGTTCAGCAAAAACAGGATCCTTTTTGGCTGGCCAACAGTCTACAAGGATTTGGAACAGGAACCATGCCTTGTGTTCGAAACCGGTTGGGTGAAATGCCTATGCCTGTTCAGCTTTTGGTTGGAGAGAAAGATTCCAAGTTTCTTCACATTAACCAGCAGATGAAAAAGGAAATCAGAAATTCAGAATTAGCGGTTGTGAAAGAAGCCGGTCACCGCGTACATTTGGATCAGCCTGAAAACCTGGTTGAACACCTCAAATCATTCATACAAAAAAATACTACACCATGAATTGGGAAACGGTAAAAGAATACGAAGACATCACGTACAAAAAGTCGAATGGCGTGGCGCGTATTGCCTTTAACCGGCCGGAAATTCGAAATGCTT
The window above is part of the Balneola sp. genome. Proteins encoded here:
- a CDS encoding DUF4290 domain-containing protein gives rise to the protein MFIDQQKPKDFDCGYNLDLMIAALPRIEDTKERVSYAKRVVGLIKQSHPTWVDKDGKSEAAWNHFFHLAEYDPTEHGIYNPYATGDDDDAE
- a CDS encoding isochorismate synthase — its product is MCFKNPGLNDVKECFRQQVSKLDLSEAINHISTHPEQYKYLSFSIQIPTVDALAVLEQYGKNDTFQYYWEKPVDQFAIAAAGSIKRIQTTGSDRFRNASSNGKELLRQVYHISNLKHHLASVHLLGGFSFFDHNVGKEWREFGAGSFNLPEWVLVKDGKFTILTLTKEIDPSATHEEIYRSYVTTLDNLDRICDAGSYKVDEKKPLNTKVKSPGVDSEAYTNWVHSVETATDLIKAEEFKKIVLARELNVQLQEPVSDTRLLNHLRNQYPDCYSFLISQDGSSSFIGSTPERLASFHDREVLTEGLAGSISRGKTASEDAVLEHELLHSQKDLSEHAFVLDAIEENLERYSDVVDHPLSPGVKKLSNVQHLYTPVHARIKKGVSRTEVLSKLHPTPAVGGYPREAAMPYISKLEHFDRGWYAAPIGWINANGEGEFVVAIRSGLIKSNEVRFFAGCGIVEDSNPQKEWDETNLKFIPMLTALEHARK
- a CDS encoding cystathionine beta-synthase — translated: MYHNSILEAVGNTPLIKLNHVNGNSEGTLLAKVEYFNPGHSIKDRIAIKMIDDAEEKGLLKPGGTIIEGTSGNTGMGLALVAVTRGYKCIFTTTDKQSKSKVDLLKALGAEVIVCPTNVEADHPDSYYSVAKRLSNEIENSYYPNQYDNKSNLVAHYETTGPEIWEQTEGKVTHYVAGMGTGGTISGVGKYLKEKNPDIKVIGIDSFGSVYKKYFETGEFDKNEIKPYMTEGIGEDIIPGTIDFDYVDDVIQVNDKDSALVTRRLAQEEGLLIGWSCGAATKGALDYIKENPLGKDDIMVIIMPDSGTRYIQKVYNDEWMKEQGFLD
- a CDS encoding 2-succinyl-5-enolpyruvyl-6-hydroxy-3-cyclohexene-1-carboxylic-acid synthase: MQENEPQNAAFNWSTVFVRALFEEGIKHVVISPGSRSTALTLAFSAHSGFKKHIAIDERSAAFMAIGIAKASGNPAVLVCTSGTALSNYFPAVIEASQSGVPLIILSADRPPYYRGVNASQTIDQFKIFGNYPVFFHEVGEPDTHERSQKRLKLAASQAVQISIEKAGVSHLNFAFSKPFEPDQDYLKQVEFENEKQSRRPSPKYSIENGKMKLGETFWSDIISAEKPLIVVGPVSTSDQLEFITPLARILEAPILAEPGSMVPTSRHTIQGFDGFLRNQDNWEELDADLILRFGQQPVSKAVNQYLDKLDDVMQISFMNESHWTDGSLSSQKQIILKGPLNIPDVTGGADKGWLKKWKKTEKDFKTFREEQLHPSAPITDGYVFSKIMNSIPKKTFTMLSNSFPVRDMSLFGEFDGKEIYVNRGAAGIDGITSTAIGLSVSSDKAGVLFVGDIAFLHDSNALLMAKEVNHPLVIIVLNNGGGTIFRMLPVHQIKDKYTTYFETPQRVKVAALCRAHSIDHTLVSRPEQIIATFEKLIQKNGVHVMECMTGADESMQERHSLWNFKMNSD
- the menH gene encoding 2-succinyl-6-hydroxy-2,4-cyclohexadiene-1-carboxylate synthase encodes the protein MDIRVRGISYHVEIHQNNKALPSLVLLHGFMGSGNQFEHLIPELVAFCNPITIDLLGHGQTEGAELHYRFSTKEQIADLAKLIGEQLKIPLFLYGYSMGARLSLQLALFRPDLIKGLILESGTFGIEGETERQARQALDARRSDAIMGNFEGFLKEWAEMPLFSTSSADEGLLNQVKEVQQKQDPFWLANSLQGFGTGTMPCVRNRLGEMPMPVQLLVGEKDSKFLHINQQMKKEIRNSELAVVKEAGHRVHLDQPENLVEHLKSFIQKNTTP